One genomic window of Mercenaria mercenaria strain notata chromosome 2, MADL_Memer_1, whole genome shotgun sequence includes the following:
- the LOC123562905 gene encoding transmembrane protein 26-like, with protein MLVFDLIKAVCVRVVLLIHSLLVIWLASSITHQRLNWILAVANIGLLAESFVTLIKNKGQEWKWFCPCFFFYLCSTIPGIWILELDRMQGYQDKQDAVNQINTDTSKHNATNTTDARKSHPFDDIQGVTIPITMETETLVIIMEQLFLYLMILARWILPRGEITRNELSQLLFVFIGIASDITELFALFEEHAVRMSTNLTYVILCIWSFSLLQFTFVLTSTHSPKKTRTALATVSAPDDEANDVKENVIKAFFQTEVWSICVNFLLQDGPFLAVRLYTMIEFKVLTYSIIFFTAKNGLLVMLLVYRLSVLCIERQSKVGATEEEASSIGSKKALSEDSKAKSVEFIEKIDESNKDIPAVTDARKRNGNNERQNEP; from the exons ATGTTGGTGTTTGACTTGATAAAAGCTGTCTGTGTCCGGGTAGTGCTGCTAATCCACAGCCTGCTGGTAATATGGCTAGCGTCAAGTATTACCCACCAGCGCTTGAACTGGATCCTGGCAGTGGCTAACATCGGCTTACTCGCAGAATCCTTcgttacattaataaaaaataaaggacAGGAATGGAAGTG GTTTTGCCCGTGTTTCTTCTTTTACCTGTGCAGTACTATACCTGGTATCTGGATCCTAGAGTTGGACCGGATGCAAGGATACCAGGATAAACAAGACGCCGTTAACCAGATCAACACGGATACTAGTAAACACAACGCCACCAATACAACAGACGCTAGAAAGAGCCATCCTTTTGATGACATACAAGGG GTAACCATCCCAATAACTATGGAGACGGAAACTTTGGTGATCATAATGGAACAATTGTTCTTGTATCTTATGATTCTGGCCCGTTGGATATTGCCAAGAGGGGAGATAACTCGCAACGAATTGTCTCAACTTCTCTTCGTCTTCATCGGAATAGCCTCGGACATTACCGAACTATTTGCGTTATTCGAAGAGCATGCAGTCCGCATGAGTACGAACCTCACCTACGTCATTTTATGCATTTGGAGCTTCAGTCTACTTCAGTTTACGTTTGTACTTACATCTACACACAGCCCGAAGAAGACAAGGACCGCCCTTGCCACAGTATCTGCTCCTGATGACGAAGCAAATGATGTGAAAGAGAATGTAATTAAAGCTTTCTTTCAGACCGAGGTTTGGAGCATCTGTGTCAACTTCCTGCTGCAAGATGGACCGTTTTTGGCTGTCCGTCTGTACACAATGATTGAGTTCAAAGTTCTCACTTATAGTATCATTTTCTTCACGGCTAAAAACGGCCTCCTCGTCATGCTGTTGGTCTACCGTCTCTCAGTCCTCTGCATTGAAAGGCAAAGCAAGGTCGGGGCTACAGAGGAGGAAGCGTCTTCCATTGGTTCAAAGAAGGCATTAAGCGAAGACTCCAAAGCAAAGTCTGTCGAATTTATAGAGAAAATTGAtgaatcaaataaagatattcCTGCTGTGACTGACGCCAGAAAGCGTAACGGAAATAATGAAAGACAGAATGAGCCGTAA